The following proteins are co-located in the Malus sylvestris chromosome 13, drMalSylv7.2, whole genome shotgun sequence genome:
- the LOC126596521 gene encoding subtilisin-like protease SBT2.6 isoform X1, translated as MVKMVAVKFGCAVAVLFSLLIVGKADVYIVTIEGEPIISYQGGVDGFEATAVESDEKIDTTSESVTSYARHLESKHDMLLGMLFEEGSYQKLYSYQHLINGFAVHISHEQAETLMRAPGVKSVERDWKVRRLTTHTPQFLGLPTGVWPTGGGSDRAGEDIVIGFVDSGIYPHHPSFASHNTDPYGPVPKYRGKCEVDPDTKRSFCNGKIIGAHHFAKAAIAAGVFNPSIDFASPMDGDGHGSHTAAIAAGNNGIPVRMHGHEFGKASGMAPRARIAVYKALYRLFGGFVADVVAAIDQAVYDGVDILSLSVGPNSPPATTKTTYLNPFDATLLSAVKAGVFVAQAAGNGGPFPKTLVSYSPWIASVAAAIDDRRYKNHLTLGNGKILAGLGLSPSTHPNQTYTLVAANDVLLDSSVVKYSPSDCQKPEVLNKNLVQGNVLLCGYSFNFVVGTASIKKVSETAKSLGAIGFVLAVENVSPGTKFDPVPVGVPGILITDVEKSMDLIDYYNISTVRDWTGRVKSFKAIGSIGNGLMPILHKSAPQVALFSARGPNIKDFSFQEADLLKPDILAPGSLIWAAWSPNGTDEPNYVGEGFAMISGTSMAAPHIAGIAALVKQKHPHWSPAAIKSALMTTSTTIDRAGKPLQAQQYSETQTIKFVGATPFDYGSGHVDPKAALDPGLIFDAGYQDYLGFLCTTAGINSNEIKNYTNSPCNYTMGHPSNFNSPSITVAHLVKSQTVTRTVTNVAEEETYVITTRMAPAIAIEASPRAMTLRPGASRKFSVTLTVRSITGAYSFGEVIMKGSRGHKVRIPVVAMGYQR; from the exons ATGGTAAAAATGGTGGCCGTCAAGTTTGGGTGCGCAGTTGCTGTACTGTTTTCCCTTTTAATTGTTGGCAAAGCTGATGTTTACATTGTGACGATTGAAGGAGAGCCTATTATAAGTTACCAAGGTGGTGTTGATGGATTTGAAGCCACTGCAGTGGAATCTGATGAAAAGATTGACACAACTAG TGAATCAGTCACATCGTATGCCCGACACTTGGAGAGCAAACACGATATGCTTCTTGGCATGTTGTTTGAGGAAGGGAGCTACCAAAAACTCTACAGCTATCAACATCTTATTAATGGATTTGCTGTCCACATTTCTCATGAACAG GCAGAAACATTGATGCGTGCTCCTGGTGTGAAATCGGTGGAGAGAGATTGGAAGGTGAGGAGACTTACAACCCACACCCCACAGTTTTTAGGGCTCCCAACTGGAGTATGGCCGACAGGAGGTGGCTCCGATAGGGCTGGAGAAGATATTGTGATAGGGTTTGTCGACTCAGGGATTTATCCGCACCATCCAAGCTTTGCTAGCCACAATACCGATCCTTATGGGCCTGTTCCAAAGTATAGAGGTAAATGTGAAGTTGATCCAGACACCAAGAGGAGCTTCTGTAATGGGAAGATTATTGGAGCTCACCATTTTGCCAAAGCTGCAATAGCAGCTGGAGTATTTAATCCTTCTATTGATTTTGCCTCTCCTATGGACGGTGATGGACATGGAAG TCACACTGCAGCTATTGCAGCTGGTAATAATGGAATTCCAGTGAGAATGCATGGTCATGAATTTGGGAAAGCAAGTGGGATGGCTCCCCGTGCCAG AATTGCTGTATATAAAGCCCTTTACAGGCTTTTTGGAGGGTTTGTTGCAGATGTAGTAGCCGCAATTGATCAG GCTGTGTATGATGGAGTGGATATACTGAGCCTTTCTGTGGGGCCAAACAGTCCTCCAGCTACCACGAAGACCACTTATTTGAATCCTTTTGATGCCACACTTCTTTCAGCTGTGAAAGCAGGTGTGTTTGTTGCACAAGCAGCTGGAAATGGAGGACCTTTTCCAAAAACTTTGGTTTCTTATAGTCCTTGGATAGCTTCTGTTGCTGCCGCCATTGATGATCGCAGATACAAAAACCACCTAACGCTTGGAAATGGAAAAATATTAGCTGGACTTGGGTTGTCAC CATCGACACATCCAAATCAAACATACACGCTGGTTGCTGCAAATGATGTGCTTCTTGATTCTTCTGTAGTGAAGTATAGCCCCTCAGACTGCCAGAAACCAGAAGTTTTAAACAAGAACTTGGTTCAGGGGAATGTTCTTCTTTGTGGCTATTCATTTAATTTCGTTGTTGGTACTGCATCAATCAAGAAAGTGTCCGAAACAGCCAAAAGTCTTGGTGCAATCGGTTTTGTTCTTGCGGTGGAAAATGTTTCCCCAGGGACAAAATTTGATCCTGTTCCTGTAGGCGTTCCTGGGATTCTAATCACTGATGTTGAAAAGTCAATG GATCTTATAGATTATTACAACATCTCAACTGTTAGGGATTGGACTGGTCGTGTGAAGAGCTTCAAAGCTATAGGTAGCATTGGGAATGGTTTGATGCCTATACTCCACAAGTCTGCACCACAGGTGGCACTATTCTCTGCTAGAGGACccaacatcaaagatttcagCTTCCAAGAAGCAGATCTTCTCAAACCGGATATTCTAGCTCCTGGTTCTCTGATTTGGGCTGCTTGGTCTCCAAATGGAACAGATGAACCAAATTATGTTG GGGAGGGATTTGCCATGATTTCTGGAACAAGTATGGCTGCACCACATATAGCGGGAATAGCTGCTCTTGTAAAGCAGAAGCACCCTCATTGGAGCCCCGCTGCCATCAAATCAGCTTTGATGACAACATCAACAACTATCGACAGGGCTGGAAAACCTCTTCAAGCACAACAATATTCTGAAACACAAACCATTAAGTTTGTCGGTGCCACCCCTTTTGATTATGGGAGTGGCCATGTTGATCCAAAAGCTGCTCTGGATCCTGGACTAATCTTTGATGCAG GCTATCAGGATTACTTGGGTTTCTTGTGTACAACAGCTGGTATTAATTCTAATGAGATAAAGAACTACACAAACTCCCCCTGCAACTACACTATGGGCCACCCGTCAAATTTCAACTCTCCGTCAATCACAGTAGCTCATCTTGTGAAAAGTCAAACAGTTACACGCACGGTCACAAATGTTGCTGAAGAAGAAACCTATGTGATCACAACCAGAATGGCTCCAGCCATTGCAATTGAAGCCAGCCCTCGGGCAATGACTCTGAGACCTGGTGCATCACGAAAGTTCTCAGTGACTCTGACAGTTCGGTCTATCACTGGAGCCTACAGTTTCGGAGAGGTGATAATGAAAGGTAGCCGGGGGCACAAGGTGAGGATCCCAGTAGTAGCTATGGGTTACCAACGGTAG
- the LOC126596521 gene encoding subtilisin-like protease SBT2.6 isoform X2 — protein sequence MRAPGVKSVERDWKVRRLTTHTPQFLGLPTGVWPTGGGSDRAGEDIVIGFVDSGIYPHHPSFASHNTDPYGPVPKYRGKCEVDPDTKRSFCNGKIIGAHHFAKAAIAAGVFNPSIDFASPMDGDGHGSHTAAIAAGNNGIPVRMHGHEFGKASGMAPRARIAVYKALYRLFGGFVADVVAAIDQAVYDGVDILSLSVGPNSPPATTKTTYLNPFDATLLSAVKAGVFVAQAAGNGGPFPKTLVSYSPWIASVAAAIDDRRYKNHLTLGNGKILAGLGLSPSTHPNQTYTLVAANDVLLDSSVVKYSPSDCQKPEVLNKNLVQGNVLLCGYSFNFVVGTASIKKVSETAKSLGAIGFVLAVENVSPGTKFDPVPVGVPGILITDVEKSMDLIDYYNISTVRDWTGRVKSFKAIGSIGNGLMPILHKSAPQVALFSARGPNIKDFSFQEADLLKPDILAPGSLIWAAWSPNGTDEPNYVGEGFAMISGTSMAAPHIAGIAALVKQKHPHWSPAAIKSALMTTSTTIDRAGKPLQAQQYSETQTIKFVGATPFDYGSGHVDPKAALDPGLIFDAGYQDYLGFLCTTAGINSNEIKNYTNSPCNYTMGHPSNFNSPSITVAHLVKSQTVTRTVTNVAEEETYVITTRMAPAIAIEASPRAMTLRPGASRKFSVTLTVRSITGAYSFGEVIMKGSRGHKVRIPVVAMGYQR from the exons ATGCGTGCTCCTGGTGTGAAATCGGTGGAGAGAGATTGGAAGGTGAGGAGACTTACAACCCACACCCCACAGTTTTTAGGGCTCCCAACTGGAGTATGGCCGACAGGAGGTGGCTCCGATAGGGCTGGAGAAGATATTGTGATAGGGTTTGTCGACTCAGGGATTTATCCGCACCATCCAAGCTTTGCTAGCCACAATACCGATCCTTATGGGCCTGTTCCAAAGTATAGAGGTAAATGTGAAGTTGATCCAGACACCAAGAGGAGCTTCTGTAATGGGAAGATTATTGGAGCTCACCATTTTGCCAAAGCTGCAATAGCAGCTGGAGTATTTAATCCTTCTATTGATTTTGCCTCTCCTATGGACGGTGATGGACATGGAAG TCACACTGCAGCTATTGCAGCTGGTAATAATGGAATTCCAGTGAGAATGCATGGTCATGAATTTGGGAAAGCAAGTGGGATGGCTCCCCGTGCCAG AATTGCTGTATATAAAGCCCTTTACAGGCTTTTTGGAGGGTTTGTTGCAGATGTAGTAGCCGCAATTGATCAG GCTGTGTATGATGGAGTGGATATACTGAGCCTTTCTGTGGGGCCAAACAGTCCTCCAGCTACCACGAAGACCACTTATTTGAATCCTTTTGATGCCACACTTCTTTCAGCTGTGAAAGCAGGTGTGTTTGTTGCACAAGCAGCTGGAAATGGAGGACCTTTTCCAAAAACTTTGGTTTCTTATAGTCCTTGGATAGCTTCTGTTGCTGCCGCCATTGATGATCGCAGATACAAAAACCACCTAACGCTTGGAAATGGAAAAATATTAGCTGGACTTGGGTTGTCAC CATCGACACATCCAAATCAAACATACACGCTGGTTGCTGCAAATGATGTGCTTCTTGATTCTTCTGTAGTGAAGTATAGCCCCTCAGACTGCCAGAAACCAGAAGTTTTAAACAAGAACTTGGTTCAGGGGAATGTTCTTCTTTGTGGCTATTCATTTAATTTCGTTGTTGGTACTGCATCAATCAAGAAAGTGTCCGAAACAGCCAAAAGTCTTGGTGCAATCGGTTTTGTTCTTGCGGTGGAAAATGTTTCCCCAGGGACAAAATTTGATCCTGTTCCTGTAGGCGTTCCTGGGATTCTAATCACTGATGTTGAAAAGTCAATG GATCTTATAGATTATTACAACATCTCAACTGTTAGGGATTGGACTGGTCGTGTGAAGAGCTTCAAAGCTATAGGTAGCATTGGGAATGGTTTGATGCCTATACTCCACAAGTCTGCACCACAGGTGGCACTATTCTCTGCTAGAGGACccaacatcaaagatttcagCTTCCAAGAAGCAGATCTTCTCAAACCGGATATTCTAGCTCCTGGTTCTCTGATTTGGGCTGCTTGGTCTCCAAATGGAACAGATGAACCAAATTATGTTG GGGAGGGATTTGCCATGATTTCTGGAACAAGTATGGCTGCACCACATATAGCGGGAATAGCTGCTCTTGTAAAGCAGAAGCACCCTCATTGGAGCCCCGCTGCCATCAAATCAGCTTTGATGACAACATCAACAACTATCGACAGGGCTGGAAAACCTCTTCAAGCACAACAATATTCTGAAACACAAACCATTAAGTTTGTCGGTGCCACCCCTTTTGATTATGGGAGTGGCCATGTTGATCCAAAAGCTGCTCTGGATCCTGGACTAATCTTTGATGCAG GCTATCAGGATTACTTGGGTTTCTTGTGTACAACAGCTGGTATTAATTCTAATGAGATAAAGAACTACACAAACTCCCCCTGCAACTACACTATGGGCCACCCGTCAAATTTCAACTCTCCGTCAATCACAGTAGCTCATCTTGTGAAAAGTCAAACAGTTACACGCACGGTCACAAATGTTGCTGAAGAAGAAACCTATGTGATCACAACCAGAATGGCTCCAGCCATTGCAATTGAAGCCAGCCCTCGGGCAATGACTCTGAGACCTGGTGCATCACGAAAGTTCTCAGTGACTCTGACAGTTCGGTCTATCACTGGAGCCTACAGTTTCGGAGAGGTGATAATGAAAGGTAGCCGGGGGCACAAGGTGAGGATCCCAGTAGTAGCTATGGGTTACCAACGGTAG